CGATCGCTATAAAATAACCAACCCTGCATAACCCAAATAGCAGCACTATCAACATCATGCATACCTTCATAAACATTTTTACTGAGGTTAAATAAATAATTAGGCTCGTTACTGGGTGGTTGATTTTCATTGAAAGTATCCGCAGAGTAAAGATGATCCGAACCATAGAGCTCCGTTTGTTTCTTTAAAAATTTTACTGCAAGCATTTTAAAATTAGAATCCGTTGCATCTAAAATATAAGTATTCCCAAAATCTTTGTTCCAGTTGGTAGTCTTTAATTTCGCATTAGGGAAATGCTTTTTAAATGCAGCAGGGACATGACCTGTAAATGCAGGAAGTACTGCCTTCATGCCCAATGACCTTTCTCTTTGCAATATTTTCTTTTGCAAAAAATAATGAGATTTCATCCAAGAAAAAGGTAAAGGACCACCCCAACCATCTATATTACCCATCCAGAGCCAGGCGAAATATGCTGGCCCAGTAAAAAATGTAGACAACTCTTTGTCGCTAAACCCCATTCCCTTATAAACGAGGTACCATGTGTACTCTTGCCCTGTAATAGCCAGAGGTAAATTGATGCCATGCATCGCCATCCAGTCAATTTCTTTTTGCCATCTTGGCCAATCCCACCAGGACATGGAATAATTAAATGTGCAGTAATTAAGATAATAGCGGTATTTGTATGGCGTCTCTTTAGAAATCTTTTGTTTTAATTTTGGAAGAGAGGAAGGTAAATGCAGGTTGATTCCATTCCAAGTAATTTGACAATGGCAAAAGGTTGTCAAATAATAGTATAACCCGCTGGCTATGGCCACCCCACTAGTTCCTTTTATAAGGATTTTTTCATCTTTGCTTTGTATTTCAAATCTATCCTTTTCATTATATTCTAGAGCGCCGACTTCGAAATGAATAGCTTCTTGCCCCAACACTCTTTTTATCAAATCTTTCGCAGCATTAATATCTAATAATCCGCTCTGCTTAGTGGATCCATTTGTAGTAGCAGGCGAATACACATCATTCAAGGAAGTTATTTCAAATGAATTCTTGATGTGGCCAACACCAGCTGTTGATAGCTCAGATGTTGTGAAAATAAAAACGAGTAATACTAGAACTTTAATAAAAAAAGGATTGCCTCCAATACAGACCTTACACCATTTCACCTCCTCACGTATAGAAAGATAGTATAATTTCAAGATCAGGTATTTATTAAAAATAGCTCTTTGCATTTCTTATATTCATTTTAAGGTAGAAACTCGTTATTTAAAAATTGTCTTCCAACCTCCACCATTAATTTTCCTTATTAATTCTATCACCAAAAAACCGTGTATAGTGCGGCCAAAATCCCTAATATAATGATTGAGCCAAAGGCAAAGCCAGATGAGAATCGGAACATGGAACCATTAACTTCTATTATTTTTTGTTTACCCTTTTCAGTAGGTTTTATTAAGCTCAATATTACCATTATCATTACTATTAAAAGAAAGCAGATACCCATTCTATTCAAAAAAGGAATATCAGGGAAAATACCTGAAGTCCAAACTGGAAGAAA
The Arachidicoccus soli DNA segment above includes these coding regions:
- a CDS encoding alpha-N-acetylglucosaminidase; the encoded protein is MKLYYLSIREEVKWCKVCIGGNPFFIKVLVLLVFIFTTSELSTAGVGHIKNSFEITSLNDVYSPATTNGSTKQSGLLDINAAKDLIKRVLGQEAIHFEVGALEYNEKDRFEIQSKDEKILIKGTSGVAIASGLYYYLTTFCHCQITWNGINLHLPSSLPKLKQKISKETPYKYRYYLNYCTFNYSMSWWDWPRWQKEIDWMAMHGINLPLAITGQEYTWYLVYKGMGFSDKELSTFFTGPAYFAWLWMGNIDGWGGPLPFSWMKSHYFLQKKILQRERSLGMKAVLPAFTGHVPAAFKKHFPNAKLKTTNWNKDFGNTYILDATDSNFKMLAVKFLKKQTELYGSDHLYSADTFNENQPPSNEPNYLFNLSKNVYEGMHDVDSAAIWVMQGWLFYSDREFWKSTQIKALLDAVPDDKMIILDLISEVYPVWNRTNAFFGKPWIWNMLNNFGGNTNLFGNMRQVAIGPSEALHSKNSGKMVGIGLTPEAIEQNPAIYELMTSNVWTDQPIDLKQWLPQYVLNRYGCSDQHALKAWNILENTIYHVGKENFLRDGAESIIQARPTLDSSARWVKTKLNYHPKDLVTALDELIKAIPNAKNADGFRFDLVDVLRQVMANYASDLQQNYAAAVYKDDSLLMNNYSTRFISLIEDMDQLLSTRKDFLLGPWIASARAWGENNAHKNLYEKNARDLITLWGDENSSLHEYACRQWSGLLNDFYKPRWQAYFNARINYMRRFGTEKGFDQGAFDKQIVEFEWGFVNAIKKYPTQPNERQLLTVVEKLYKKYRHYW